One window of the Niallia circulans genome contains the following:
- a CDS encoding glutaredoxin family protein, with amino-acid sequence MHQITLFTQPDCPPCEYSKLFLKEHGFDFEMRDIQKDPHAKKDLIKKYQSFSTPTFVIDGTVIYGFDLEKLKEALNLS; translated from the coding sequence ATGCATCAAATCACATTGTTTACTCAACCAGATTGTCCCCCTTGCGAATATTCAAAGCTATTCTTAAAAGAACATGGTTTTGATTTCGAAATGAGAGATATTCAAAAGGACCCTCATGCCAAAAAAGACTTAATAAAGAAATATCAATCTTTTTCCACTCCAACATTCGTAATTGATGGAACGGTCATTTATGGATTTGATTTGGAAAAGCTAAAGGAAGCTTTGAATCTTTCTTAA
- a CDS encoding YkuJ family protein: MSQLQGILTRLKNLQEQATGGEPTQRFFEVNGERKCQVTFHPKTETFELEVYNDKEKPKRYQFDNVDMITIEIFDLIQ, encoded by the coding sequence ATGTCACAATTACAAGGCATATTAACAAGATTGAAAAATCTACAAGAGCAGGCAACTGGGGGAGAACCAACTCAACGTTTCTTTGAGGTAAATGGAGAGAGAAAGTGTCAAGTAACATTTCATCCGAAAACTGAGACGTTTGAACTAGAAGTATATAATGACAAGGAAAAACCAAAAAGATATCAATTTGATAATGTTGATATGATTACGATTGAGATTTTTGATTTAATTCAGTAA
- the cbpB gene encoding cyclic-di-AMP-binding protein CbpB, whose protein sequence is MISMHSEEFLNITLQDLLIPSERVAHVQIGNSLEHALLVLTKSGYSAIPVLDAHYKLHGLVSTPLIMDSILGLERIEFEKLEEIKVETIMNKVIPRVKSNSSVLHTIKYLVDHPFICVETDDGYFDGILTRRSILMRLNIYLHQLNQNER, encoded by the coding sequence ATGATAAGTATGCACAGCGAAGAGTTTTTAAACATTACTTTACAGGACTTATTAATTCCATCTGAACGAGTAGCACATGTGCAGATAGGAAATAGTTTAGAACACGCTCTGCTTGTCTTAACAAAAAGTGGATACTCAGCAATACCAGTATTAGATGCTCATTATAAACTCCATGGCTTAGTCAGCACTCCGCTCATCATGGATAGCATATTAGGCTTAGAAAGAATTGAATTTGAGAAGCTTGAAGAAATAAAAGTGGAAACAATTATGAATAAGGTAATACCAAGAGTGAAGAGCAATAGTTCTGTATTACATACGATAAAATATTTAGTAGACCATCCTTTTATTTGCGTGGAAACAGACGATGGCTATTTTGATGGAATTTTAACAAGAAGATCCATACTAATGCGACTTAATATTTATTTGCATCAACTCAATCAAAATGAACGCTAA